The genomic window ACTTAAAAATTAGCTTACCatgtaatattaaaaaaaattccttAACCCAGGAAAAGGATTGGAAATGTATTCAATTATAAAAAAGCACAAAATGTCTTCTCAGATATTAATAAAATTTATGGCATTTAGCTTTATTTTTAACAAGCTTAATTTTTACAAATATCAAAGTAAATAATTAATAGTATACTAAACAAAACATTAAATCTTTTATGAAAACGGTTTAAATAATTACAGTAATGTATTACAATTTGCTAGTACTGTAATGGTTTACACATTTCAGATTAAGAAATGTAACCAAGGACAGAGAAACACTTTTCCAATCAAAACAAGTTTATTAACTGGATATCCCATAACTGGTAATGACTTTGGAGTAGGGCTCAATCCTCTTGGCTACCTTGGCCGTGGCACGTTTCTTCAGTTTCTGAAGAGAAGCACGTGACAAGATTAAAAATACTGAACTATACCGAAACAAGTATTTTGAACCATTTTCTTGGTCATTATATTCAATTAATTTTAAATAAACCAACATCTAGAAAATATTTATATGAATAAAAATTTGTAGTGACAACTTTTTCCGTTAGTTATGACAAACGTCTAGCTTTTGTGACATCCTAGACTCAATTTTTAACCAATACTAAACAGCATTTAATACAAGATATCTGCATACTGTATAAATATTTAGTAATTTCAGATCATAACCATGTTTAATTTTTTATAAAAGCTAAGGTAATTGAGAACGCAATTGGACCATCGGAGAATGAATGCAAACTGCAAGACGTGAGGCCTCCGCTGTACCTACCAAACCAGGTTGGGAAAATTCATTAAAAAGTTAAAACTATTCTTACCATATCTGTTTTTCTCGCCTTGTAGAGAACAGCAGCCTTCAGTTTCCTACGTGCCTCAAGTGTTGCAACAACATTCTTGTACTTCCATCCCACCTCATGAGAAAGGCGGCCCAAGTAGCAGTACTGAGAATTTCAAAAATTAAAAGTTAACTTAAGAACCTGTTAAATATTAGCAGTCACAGGTTACGTAGCAAAAGCTGGATGAACTTTCATAACAATTTAGCCTGTCCTAGGGGAAAGGCGGGAGGTTACAATTACCGTCAAATACAATGATTGGACAATATGACAAGCACTATTATATTTATCCAGGCATGGCAGGCACTGGCACTCCTATAGCACAGCTTTTTACAATCTAATTTTTAATTTATGAGATCTCATAATTACAATGCTGTACATCTCCAAATAATGATTAAAAAATGCATTGTTCTACATACTGTTAGTAGTAATGAATATGAAATtacaattttaagttaaaaaacctTATTAACTCTTAAGATTGCAATTACTTGTAGTCAAAGTCCAACCAATTTTTTATATATGCAGCGTCAACACCTGCTCCTTCCAGCAAAACTACAAAGTAAATtatgccccccccccaaaatcgAGGCAACACTAGTATAAAATTGTCAAGTGATGTAAATCCAGTATGCGTGTTCATTATAATTGAGCATTCCTATTAAAAAATTAAGATGCATTTTTCCATACACCACAGAAATACACAAGAGTTAAATTTACAACTACTGCATACCGAATTCACCTTTACGAAAGCTTTAAGAGTGTGGGCTAAATCCCCAAGGTCCCAGAAACATACCTTACGGCCAGGCTTAAGCCTTGTAATCCTCATAGCATCAGGAACAACCTTCCGGGCCACTTTGTCATATGGAGGTGGGACACCCTCGTAACTCTTAAGGCGCTTGAGTGCTTGCAGACCACGGGTGGTTTTGTGTGGCAACATTCCTGTATAACATATGCTATTTTAATATCTTAGACAATTTTCAGGAGATAAAACTTCTAAAAACCAACTAGATACAATTAGATCACAGCCAATTAAAGGAGGCATCCCTGGTCCCTATGCCATAAATCACTATACAATTACCATAATTATGAACATGAGCAGAAAACAAACAtggtttaaatacattacaaaaaTTGAAAAACTTAATGAAAGGTTTGCATAGCTTAAGATATTAAGGAAAATATTTACGACCATGGCAATATATTTTCGAAGTGGCAAAAACAACAGTGGCATTAAATTTGTGTTTTGTATGGATTATGAACTTTAGTCGAGGTGTGGAGATGAAAAGGACCGATTGATGAAAGTTTAGGCCCTAGACCAAATGCTCAGAAGAGGTTTATGTAAAAAGCAGGAGAAATCAAATGAATAGGAAAGCAACTTTTATCACCCCTAACAGATGCATGAAAAAATATACAATTGGGCAAACCAGTTATGATGAAAGTTAAACCAAAAATACCCATAGCTCTTGTAACTATAAATACTAACCCCTAACAGTTCGCTGGAAAATCTTTGATGGAGCCCTGTGATGGAAGGGACCACGCTTGGGATTCACATTACACCTCTTGCGGAGAAAGGCAAGATACTTCAACTTGTTACGGTAGAATGAGCCAGAGATGTTTATTTTCTCACACCTGTAAACATGTTATATATCAGACAACAAGGCCCTCACTCTTTCAATTAAGGAACCCATATTTTCAAATCAGAATTACCAAATACTGTAACCCAATATGATCAGGGTGTCGCCTCTTAAAAAATGCTGGTAAAAAAAAGGGTAGGGTTGTTTAGTGCCAGTGTTAAGGAAAGTGAACGGTTATCATTGTTTATACAATCCAGTGTTGTGATAAATGTATGCCTGGAATGTATATTTAAAAACCATCAGTGCACCACTACACTGATGCCTTCCCACTCCAATGAAATAGAAAAAATGGGATAATAAATTATCAGTGAGCATAAGGCATAATTAAGACACCAATACCATTAAGATTATAACTAAACTTAAATAAAATTGTACTGAAATGTACACACATTTCAGGTCTATATACAGTACATGACATTCTACAAGAATTGAAGAACCAAAAATTCCTAAATATTAATAACTACAATGTTTTATGTTTTAAGCAGATTTTTAATATTCACAGCACATGAAGTAAAAAGTTCAAGaattcaaaattaaaaaaattcacaaaaaaacaaaacatacctGACTACGACAACACGCTGGCCAGCAAGTGTCGTCTTGGCAACAATGGCCGCCAGGCGGCCCAAAAGATGCCCCGAGGCATTTATCAGTATTGGCTGGGGGAGGAAAAATTAAATTGAGAACATAttgaacctccagcacttattgtcAAGGCATACAAAAACATCAAACAATTTACAACTAGGCTAGGTCAATACAAATACATTATACTGAAACAATATAGGTCTAATTAAAATTTTATACCAAGTACCAAAGAATATAAAATGTTATGCGCAAGATTGCAAAATTTATTTCCTTACAATGATTGTGTAAACTATCCAATAAGTAGTTACTGTAGGTGGTTAAATAAAGATTATCGAGATTTCTGAAAACCTAAATAAAACATTGAACTTTAGACTACAATTTGTCTCAATTTGACAAGATTTGGATAGCCACCAATTTAGTAAGTTATTAAACTGCAACCTCAGGCACTATGTACTGTACACACACCTATCTTCTTGACTCTGGACATTCTTTAGTAAGTTTGTAAGAATGTAAGTTTACATTCTTGActgcagtactgtacagtgaGTCATATTTGAGAGATTAGGCAGTGAATCAATTGGACCAAATGACTTGTTCCTGAAGATGGAACAAGCTTCTTAAATCTGTGGCAAAAAACTTAACGACTAATTTCCTTTAAGATCACCAGGACACAATCTGCCCACTACAAGGTATTGTCATAAGGGGAAGTTAACCAATTCATGGAACATTACCAGGGCTGTTTAGACAGTGCAAATTTAGAAATtatatgaacctttttttcatctttgggttttaatatggaacacattttgcacatttataatataaattataaaaattacAAATACAACTGGCTGTCTTTGATAACCCTTACCCTGTTAAAACAGGCTTCATAACAGGTTATGTACAATTTTCATACGATCAAAACAAAAGTGTACTAAATCTTTAAATTGCTGCAATCTACTTTCACTAAAGACTGTAGAGTAAAATTGTAATTAGAAAATTCCTTTAAATTATATCCTCCATCTCCACCCACCTTCATCAACCCTCCATCTCCAACCACTCTGCCTTCAAATTGCCTTTACCACCACCTTAGTTACGTACTGACCTGCACCTTATTATTTTAGGACAAGCTGCTTATTGGACAAGGCTCTCATGTTGGTCAGTCCCTAAAATCTCTTGTACTTGTGTTAAGAAACCTTCGATTATAAAAGTAGCACTGTAACCTCAATTTCATGATATTCAAAAATGCCCTAGCCAGGCACCAGTCTCAGTCTCTGGGTGCAGGAAACAATGGCTGGGTGCTGTCTACCTCATGCTGTGAATATTGTAACTAGCAGTGTTCATTGTTATCTGCATGTTGTACATAATCTGTCAATCATCTATGACACTATCAACAATAATTGCAATTACATATTATATTCATCATTAAGCAGTGCAGTGCTGATGCTCATGTGCTCACACCCAGTACGCATGATAATTTTTTTTCCAAAATGGTCTGTTTACTGGAGTTCAGGATGAGAGCCACATGTATCCCCATGAACTTTAAATTCATGTCTTGAGGCCTACAACGCAAGAATAAGAGTTTTTTTTAACTGGTTAATCTGTACACTTCATCCTGGAGACCATGTATCAACACTGTAAACGAGCTACAAGATTGAAGGAAGGGGATATTCCTTcaatgctggatttgatattcaccaggaaagaagttaTTCAACATTTAGTACATCCCCTTCCCCTCGGGCAAAAGTGACCATGTCCTTTAGGAAATAATGTAATGCattataatctagaagagaatgaGGGACTATGGGCAACTCATTCTTTAAtgaatttgactggaaagacttgctgttaaAATAGGAAGTAAATGAGACTTGTTAAGTTTtggtaaataatataaaggaacaaatatttataccaaaacagatgcagaactagaaaacaggattggttcaacaaatAGTGGGAGACCAGAGACaagtggaatcaatataggaagaggctaaACCTTCAAACATACCAAAGAATAATAATACACAGCAGTGTACAAAAGTCCTGGcggatatatggaaaaaggctaacagttccaatctacaaaagtggcagcagggaaaacCCTCAACCTGTATCATTGGCAAGTGcattggaaaaaaaattaaaaccaaATGGATAAAACGCCTAGAGAAAACTGATAAGACAATGGTTTTCGATCCAGaaaatcctgtgtaacaaatctacttaaaacaaatcaattttaGAGTACAGATTTTAAAGGAgacggttgggttgactgcatttatcttTACCTAAAAAGACTTTCAACAGTCCCACATATGAGGGTGTTCTGGAAACATACTAGAAGAGTAAGAgaggcttctaacatggattaaatCTTCTAACCGACAAAAACAGATCAGAGTAATCGGAGGCAATGTGTTGGACTTGAGAAATGTCACGAGAAATACCACAGGGtttatttttaccagtatttcattgtctacataactaCCAGAAGGAATGGACATATGAACATTTCCTGAACATATGAACATCATGCAGATATACTTGGGAAGATAAACTTGTCTAAGTATCTTCCCCTGAAGGAGGCCAGGACTAAAGTATGGAGCACGATTTCATAAATGaagtttaatgtaaataaatgccatgatatggaataggagaaaataggccaTACACAATCTACAATTATCAAGAGGCACCAAGCTACAAACTGTGAACACTTAAAAAAAATTGAGACAAAAAACTAGGGGCTGTTCTAGATAATTCTCCTGAAGACAAAactttgtgcaaggagcctatgctacactttccaatttaagaattgcttttaaatacacaaATGGTGAAATTGTCCACGACGTTtgtgagaccaaagttggaatatgcagcggttgtatcttcaggttatcttgagatgatttcgggggcttttttttagtgtccccgtggcccggtcctcgaccaggcctccacccccaggaagcagcccgtgacagctgacttaacgcccaggtacctatttactgctaggtaacgggggcatagggtgaaagaaactctgcccattgtttctcgccagtgcctgggatcaaacccaggaccacaggatcaagtccagcgtgctgtccgctcggccgaccggctcccttgtatgGTGGCCACATCTCAAGCAGCACaaaatgaacataagaacaaaggtaaatgcagaaggcctattggcccatacgaggcagctcctatctataaccacccaatcccacttaaacaTGTCCaagccatgcttgaaacaatcgagggaccccacctccaccacgttacgcggtaattggttccacaaattaacaaccctgttaccgaaccagtatttacccaagtctttcctaaatctaaacttatccaatttatacccattgaaaaGTGCAGAcctgcaactaaatggctcctgGAACTGAAACACTGAgccatgaggagaggttagaggcactaaatgccaaagctagaagagaAAATGacaatatgatcaccacatacaaaatagtaacaggaaccgACAATATTGATACGGGAAGAATTCTAGAGACCTGAAACTTCAAGAAGAAAATTTTAAATCAAAGCTGCCGAAGaagtataagaaaattcacttccaTTCGTGGAGGGATGGAACAAATGAGGCGAGAAGCCACAACCATCACTAGTTTCAAACCATTATACAAAAAGCTGGAAATACGGGGCACCACGAGCCTCGCTCATCCTACGTAAATACACTTTACTAATTACACCCAAGACAATAGCAGTACTGTTGGGTCTCTTCGACAATCGGGATTCCTGTAGGAATACACCAGGTAGTGGTGTTGTAGTTCACTACAAACCACCAACGGTTAACGCAGTCTAAGGTGTGAGAGGTAGGAACATGCAGGCGCCATCACCCACACCTTTCCCAGCCCCCACACTCTTATTATCACATTTACACCCTATTCCCATTAGCCTGGACGCCCTCTGCACTATATAACGGGTGCAGCTAATAGCAATGCTGTGTTTGGGGAGGTAAATGGTAGCTAAAAGGGCCAAGAGACGGCGTAAAACCCGGAGATATGGCACTGACCTTCTCGGTGAAGCCCGGCATGGTGGTGGAAAGGACTGGAGGATCGGTGATGGCGGCCACACGCTCTCCCACGCCTCACTCTCCCTCGGTAAATATCTCCCTACTCTTTCCTACCATTCTACATCATTATTTTTACTTTAAATTACATAATAAAATTtacaatatattattaaatatttcaaaaatgtgtttattgtaaagtGGGAGAAATGGAAGAATGTGTAATACCCGCGCGGGATTCAAAAGCACTAGGTAACCCAACATGTTGTAACATCAACGGCAGAGacattaattatatattatttatatatataacaagaGTTGAAGATAAAATAATTTTGAGGTATTGAAGTGTCTTGAGCCAACGTTCTGGTGATTCCTAGAACAGTTTAAGAGGTGAAGTATTAAGAGCGTTTCTGGCTTTCATGAATGTTAAAatgttatgtaatctcaccaatccATTGTACCGTCttacaaataaattattattattattaagaatgttttaagaatgaatgaatgaaagaaAAAAAAGTTTTGtacatgttttacatgtacaaaacaagGTTTGATACacacattgaaattgaattaATTGTACACACATGAGAATGTGTAGAGTGAATATATGTTTAACATGTTtagggacttaaacagaggggttgtgtgttgtctgaaggcagagtttgttattgttctgatatcagatttttgctgagtgtttgaggtaatttgcagtggttgaaccaaataccatatgtaagataggaTAGATTAGCGAGTAGTACAATGAGAGGAGAGCAATGGAGAATATAATATCTCATTTTAGAGAGTACACCAACAGTTTTTGATACTTTTTtttggctatgtgttgtatgtgaaTGCTGAAGATCTTGTCTATGTattggccaaggaactttccttcATTTTTATTTACATGGAATCTCATTTACATGGAATCAAGAGAGAATATGAAATGCGAGGCTAGTAGATtaactacaatgtacctgttgttaatcctcaaattttactataatgtacTTACTAATtctcttcaaattttcttacaatgtacgtgTTACCATTTTTTCAATTgttctacaaattacctacttaaaattata from Procambarus clarkii isolate CNS0578487 chromosome 94, FALCON_Pclarkii_2.0, whole genome shotgun sequence includes these protein-coding regions:
- the RpL13A gene encoding large ribosomal subunit protein uL13, whose translation is MPGFTEKPILINASGHLLGRLAAIVAKTTLAGQRVVVVRCEKINISGSFYRNKLKYLAFLRKRCNVNPKRGPFHHRAPSKIFQRTVRGMLPHKTTRGLQALKRLKSYEGVPPPYDKVARKVVPDAMRITRLKPGRKYCYLGRLSHEVGWKYKNVVATLEARRKLKAAVLYKARKTDMKLKKRATAKVAKRIEPYSKVITSYGISS